The following is a genomic window from Chanos chanos chromosome 1, fChaCha1.1, whole genome shotgun sequence.
AGGAGAGTTCACTTTCCTGTGCCGCTGGATCCCATTCTCGCCTTCGTAGCGTTTCACTGAATCAACACCTGTAGACAAGAGCTCTGTGATAAGAGGACATGGTCTCATTCTGTAGACTTTTCTTACACAAAAGGAACTTCTGCTATTTGAGTGTACATGTAGTATCAGTGCTGAATCTAGTGCTGGTGATGGTTATCAATCTGGAGTTAGATTGACAGCAGGTAAAGTGTGGTTTTGTGCTGCTTTGGCATGTTGCTGATTAATGGTCATGTGTTAGGTTTATGCATGTTGTGGAGTAATGGTCATGTGTTAGGTGTAGGCGGGGCTTACCTGTGTTTTGGCTGTCCTGTTTCTCACTCATCACTACTTCTGGATGGGATTTGGGAGTGCTCTCTGGGCTCTGTTCTTGGGATACTGTTTCAAATCATGGAGTCTGCATTAGACTAAACTATTCAGTGCACAAGTATAATATTATAAGTCCCCCTATTGTAATACCTTGTATTTGACTCAGTTGGATTAGTTTGGAACTCAGACCATCCAAAGTAATgcagaaatgtctttttaaatttatttgaatattttggaATTTATATCCCATGTATATTTACGCATTTAGCCAATGCATTACACCGTTAAACGTGATatttctctgagagagaattCAGATTTGGCCATGGACAATAGAGCCAGGacacaaggaaacagagcaTTTAAGAGTATAGCAACAGAGCAACTCAATCAGTAGCCCGGTCAGAAAGAGGCAAAAGGTTGAAGTCATCCATTTCAGAGGTCTGTCAGATCAATAAAGCCATTCAGGAAATGCTCTGCATTAGGAATCAGAGAGCTGACACTGTTCTTAGACCTAAGtcaattctctctcacacacacacacacacacacacacacatacacacacacagtgttaaagcCAAAGGCAGTTCATTATATGACAGCCagtgtgacacacaaacaggtggTCAATCATAGGCAAACCCTCAGGGGAACATAATGACTaacagacagtgaaacatgTGTTAGTGCAGTTTTAGGTTTCATTGCATCTGCTTTACATACAGAAGCTGATTGGGTGAAGCGCTGGATCACAGCTCTGATTAAGACAGCCACTGATGGCCTGGAGCAtggacactgttactgagaaAAGGCTAAGCAGAAGAACACCCCCTCCATGTACATTATGCCTTTGGTTTGTTTGCACTTGTAACCATGAATAAGCGAGTGGAGATAAAGACAAATATCTGCTGATCTCCACTTCAAACAGGTCTCAAACTGATATGCCTTAGACTCAGGGCACATGGAGAGGAAACCGGGGGCAAAAATTAAGTGTGACCAGAGAAACAGAGCGCAAATTAAATCAACCAGCTTTCCTCCCCCAAACTATGGGGTCCTTCCCCAGTCACAAATTTCACTAGATCCCAGGCCAACATTGTTAAAACCTACAGTTGTCTGcagtttcaaacatgttgatCTTTATATTCATGACTTATAATTTTATATTCATGACTCATTTTCTAAATTACTTTTATCACAATGGTAACAGCTGTCATGGCCTCTGTCATCAGGCCAAAGGCAAATGTATGCAGTCCACAGAGATGATGTAATAATTGAATATATAATTCTTTTTACTCTTTTAAGCATTGCATATATAACTATGACCTTTACATTGTAAATTACAAAGTGGAAAAATACATCTCTGAAACAGATAGACCACGGATTTAACATATGCAGAAATGcttcagcattaaaaaaaagtaaaatactGCATGCAGCAAAGGGTCCTTAATATCTGTAATGTCATATAATTATATGCACACATGACCTTCTATTAAGTAACTTTATAGTGTAATGTAAAGTGAAGATGTATGTATGGACTCCAATCTGAGTGAAAGTAAAGCTCAGTCTGATAGTATTCCTGGCTATCACACAACACGCTCTATATTTTAACTactttttttgttatcttttaTATTTTGCCCTGACTGTTCACTCGCGTTGAAGTGAGTGAATAGTCTGACCTGGGAGGGCATCGGGGTCAGTGCACACGTTCATCCTGTGAAGATTGTTCAGTGAGTCTGCAGCGTATAACTTCCGCTCCTCAATAAAGAGGTCCAAGTCTACGGAGAAATCCCGGATTCTTCTTGCCATTAAAGCCATCTTGAGAGGTGGAAAATATCATCTTTAGTTTTCCTGGTCAGTGTTCATGTTGTTATGTCTGAGATCAGGTGTTTGGCATTGATGCTGTGTGGAGGCCTGCTCTTTTACCCATACTGTTTCACTCTACTTCCTTATATTTCAGTGGAGCATCCAGAGCAGACATAGTTATTCTCATGAGTACTCTtttactgaaacatgaaaaataccTGGCCTCACtgtgaagaggtgtgtgtgtgtgtgtgtgtgtgtgtgtgtgtgttgtctagcCCTGTTGGTTTAGTAGCACTCTGAGCCCTCAGCTGGCCCTGTGTGTGCTGAGAGGAAGGCGGTAgctgggtctgtctctctccatttctctgacAGGCAGCTGTGCCCTTCtgactctgctctctctctctctctctctctctctctctctctttctttgtttgtctgtccaaCAGACAcccacagaaacagacatgtacacatatacagaccTGGAACTCACTGTGCCTCATATACACATGGACAGTGTACTTGCTCTCAAATGTTattgtgttcacacacacacacacacacacacacacatttttctcataTCTTTAATAGCAGCCTTGAGCTTTTCACAGTTACTTTTACCAGATTGGAAAGGAATGGTGTTGGATTTCACAGCTTAAATGCTTTGTCCATTAGCAAACTCTCACAGCACTTTTACCACATTAAATGGTTCATAGAAAGGACAGTAAAGGACATAATGTGGGGGAGAAAtccacagatttaaaaaaaaaaaaaagggtgcaTATATCTTCAGGTGCACAAATGACATccatttgcatgttttaattaaactgtGTTTATAGCTGTCCTTACCTGAATTGACATGCAAATCCTAATTCCAGTTTTGTACTTCCAGTATAATATTCTGCAAACAGGCAGATAATCCCTCAGGTTTACGGCAGGCGAAAGTTAAAATGCTGTTAGTATCAAGTCTGTTACTGCATTGTATGCCACTGAGTGTTGTTGCTTGGATGGTGATCTATCTGATACTCCTAAATTTGTCCCAAGACTGCAGAGTATCAGATGTCTTTCCAAATCCTGACACACAAAATGTTAGGTGACAACAATCTGAGCTGTGTGCTCTTAAAACACTTATTCAAACTGTAATTGTATTCCTGAATAcaagatgcacacacatttcCCCTGAAATTTTAGTTTGAACTCAGTTGCAGAATTTGTCTTTAACTTCTTTTTCatactgtaatactgtaatatCGTATGTACGTGCTATTTTGGATTTTGGTTTTGGAAATTTACATTGATCATGTGGTATGATAGCTGTAAACTATTTTTACTTATCTATTAAAAGGCATGAATTACATCACACCCGTGGGAAAGCACAGAGGATATACAAGTGGAAGTATCCAGTACCTACTTAATCCTACAGgggaggtattccagaaagcaggtaaTCAGAAaccagtaaacctcctaacagaagagccctatggctttgttttgctaggagaatgaagccacaggactcttctgTAACCAATTACAGGTAGTAAACCTTCTAACActagttttcactaaacccactttctggaacacctACCAGGACTTTGGAAGTTAGTTTTGCCTGTGCATTCACATGTCTGTACAGCAGTCACCATCCACATCCTTTCTAATTTCACTGAATACCACTTTGAAAACACCCATTGAAAAATGAAACCCTTTAGAGAAAATGTGACCATGTTAAGTAAAACTCATCTCCAAGGAAACTGTCTCGTTGTGCTGAAAAAAGGCTCATAtaccaggaaacacacacacacaaaaaagaagaaactgaaaTGGTAGTTGCACCAACAGTCATTATTTTGGTTCAGTTTCACTGCTTCTCATTAAGGTAAACAAAGCACGGCTGATTTTCACATGGATGCATATAACTCCAACACACAAATTCCTTCAGGACcagttttattcatttctcttcaCTAACACTAATCAACTATTACAGCACAACAGAATGTCTAGTTATACACAGGTTCAGATCCTAAGCCAGCAACTTAGTGCATCTTAATATAATTATGACGGTATCAAGGATATATGGTTGCTCAAGTACTTTTaagatagaaaaacaaacaggaaacaccATTACTTTATACAGACAAATTCAAACActtaaatattttgataaataatTCTACTACAATTAGCAACTACACATTTTAtaaacaggtttaaaaaaaagctggtTGGACCCCAAACAATCCGAGGTTGGTGAAAAAGTATAGCAAAGCATCAAAGACAGCTAAAACTCCCCGACGTCCACCCTCTTGTCCCGAAACTTGCTCCTGGCCTTGGTGCGAGCCTTGAATGCAGCAGCGTTGTACAGATGctaaaaaacaaatttcaaatatatttatataaataagcGTGACAAAGCTTGTTGTAATGCTTTTCGTATTTTCCACAATGTACAATCCATATTCTTAGATATAAATCCAAGGTAGCTTACCCTCTCCAGTCTAGAGCTTTTCATAGCCTTGAGGGCAGTGGAATCGATCAGGATCGGTGGCCCCAGTTCAAAAACATCTCGGATGAACTCGTTTGCCTAAAACCATATGAGCACATGCAATGGCTTAGTACTGAATCAGAACCAGATGAAATCATCTTTCTACTTTGTCTCATGGCTTCTGTCAGGTCTGCATCATGTACCTGGAGATGGTAGTTCATTCCAGCACCTACAAACTCTCTGAACGCGTCGTACGTCCTCTTCCTCACCCAGCTGTCAATCACCATGCGCTCAGTACCAAACCGAATCGTCTCGTTTTGGAACTCTCCCTCCTGACAAGGCAAAGAGGAAAGTCAAGCATTAGAACTACAGCTGCACAGCCAAGTTTAATGTCAATTTTTCAGCTACGTAACTAAGGTGTCAATGTCAATGATACAATGTCCTATGTGATATATAGGTTGTGATATAACAGCTTGTTGATTTCAGTAAATTTAGATCAAAGTGATACACTATGATGCAGCGTATTTAGTAACACGATttacccaaaaagaaaaaaaacaaaaaaacatgtgaatTCTTTCAGTACTGTTTCACAACAGATATCATCTTaccatattatttattttaacactttttGCCTTTAAGATGGTTAAACAAATGGTGCAGCCCACACACTCATAATACTAATATTAATCATTCTAATAATTAAAAATCAGTGAGTCATCAGCACCTTCCAACACTGTTATGAGCACATCATTATATACCCATATGGCAAAATTCCCATGTCTGTTTGTCAGACCTCggctcactttttttttttttttcatttccatgacAACTGACTGCTGTCCTCACCTCGACAGCCTTAAGGACATCTCTGAAGACAGAGCGCTGCTTCCTCTTGTCGGTCTTGGCGCGGTGTTTGTTGCAGTCAGTGGCCAAAGCATTCAGCTTGTCACACAGTGGCTCCCAGTTATCAAAGTCAAACTcctgatacaaaaaaaaaaaaaaacaagagagagaaaaatcacagaacTCATTTCTACTCTCATCTATTCAAGGAGCTCTCCACTCAATCATTGTTACTTTAGCTTTGCTGATGAGGATATCAAGCTATTTCTATTTCTACTTTATGAAACTGCCCAAGGCAAAACCTGAGCAGATGAACTGATAGAACTGAAATTGGTAGCGCTTACTGGATCGATGTCTCTGGCCAGCTCAAAAAGCAAGGCGATGGTCTCGCCGGCGGCGATCCTCAAATTAACGTCATCGCTCTCAAGCAGCCGTGGCAGTCTGGGAAGATGCCTGAGAAGAGCCGCAGACGGGAGTGTGTTTATGACTTGTACCACAACAAAAAGGGCTTGTAACTTGTGGAATATGGCTCTAATTTCATAGAGTTAATGTTGTTGTAATggctgccatcaaagcactcgcTAttctaaatgtatttaaaatgatctaCATTAAACTTCGGTATTCGACAATATAGCGTCTGACTATAGGAATTTTCCAGAATGTAGCGTGGCTGAGGTGTTTTTAAATAGCGTACTTATGGAGGATGGTTTTGATCTGACTTGCTGAGCAGATGGTGAGGAGAAGAGCCCAGGAAAGCAAGGCATTGGTATGGAGCTGAGTAGTCTGAGGGTTGACAGTTGGCCGACTTCCATCATCTCTAATGTAGGACCTGGTGAAGAGGCTCTCAAAGCACTCCATGGTAGCATAGACATCCTGGAACATAGATGTACACTCTCAAAAAAAGCAAGTTCTCTTGGGTAATTCACCGAGTAACTGTTTTCCCTGAAATAATTTTATTCTGTAAATTACTCTGACATGATCTTACACCTTATAGACATTTTACTGATCAACAATTAAAGCTCTTTTTGTCAATGCAAGAGCATCGCTGATGGATCTGACTGCTGCAAACCAGATGCCGGCTTTTAAAGGTCTATACAGGACGTAAATGGCTGCACTGACTGACTATGCCGCTAACATTACTGATTAGGGTTCCTGCTTACGTGAGGCTAAAACTTAAAGTCAGACAGACGGATCTTCAGAGGAAAACTTCCAAGGCAAGGATTCCACTTGAGTGGAAAAATCCTAAAGTAAAAACACTGAGGAATCAAATTACACCGCTTACCAGGATATCATCTTCTGCCACCAGTGTGCAGAGGCCCAGACTTGTTGCACACTGAAATGAAGGTGAGATAAGGAGTTCTTTGTGAGCACCatgaaaaaaacagttcagacaTGCAAGAATGTTGACTTTAGAGCAGGTAATTCTAAAAGCAGAATACAAGCAGAGAGAGTAGTGAAAATTAGTGGGTACCCACAGCCTGTCTGGCTTGGATGTTTGCTGCCCCGTCAGCCAGAATGGTTTTGAAAATGGGTTTTAATGTCTTGAACACTTCTTCACTCTCAATCCCAGAGCCCAGTTGAATACACAGGAGACAAGCCAGAGAGGCTGCTGCACACTGCTCTTCCCCTTTACcttaatcagacacacacacaccagaaacaaaaacaaaacaaaacaaaaaaacagaaaatgaacaacTTTGCCTTTACACCAGTGGAAACTTCAGGAACTGAAATTCCAAACCTTTTTTCAAGCAGCGTTCAATGCTATCTGAAATGGTCATCCTTCTCTCAAGGATAAACTCATGTAAGATcttggttgccatggcagtTTTCAGTCCATCTAGGGCACCCTGTCTGGTTTTAGcactggataaaaaaaaacgagcAGAACACAGCGTGCTGTAAGAGCGATGAAAACAGATTCACAGTTCATCTGAGGTAATGCaggaaaacaacaaatacagaaGCCATTCTAACATTGCAGGCAGTTGTTGTGTGGAGCTTTGTTACAGGAAACTTGATATAAGCTCAGATTCAAGGAAACTACAAAATGTTTGATTTCTGGACAATGACAAAAGGCCAAACATTCATGGTAACAATAGTTTAAGACATTTCAACAAATTGTCAACAATCAAACATAAGTAGGTCAGACTTGCCTTTTATCCACAGTGCTGTCAATGAAAGCCTTCAGCCTGTACTGAAAATCCTCTTGAGCCACATCCTCTGTCTCACCTGGCACAGGTCACAGAGGTCATATTGGCACATTATTATGCACATTAGGCaatatttgggttttttggcATATTTCTTGTGTGACTCATTTTTGGGAAATTGTCTTTTGCAGGCATGTATGTTTTGGTTTAGCCTTTAAAATCCACGCGGAAAAACTCAagcatcactgacacacagagatattaATGTGACCAGACAAACCTTCTTCTGCTGTGCTGGTTGAGTCGCTGAGGCTACTGCAGTGGCTGAGAGTCTCTATGGAGGCATCCTCATCACTGAATGGTTGCACAACACTGTGCTGCCCCCCTGCAAGACGTTCACAGAGAACAGTTTGAACATTTCTACTTCTGAAGAGGACTCTGACTCTGTCGCCGTGGCAGGTGACTAAAAGCCCATATGTGCGGCATGAACAAGTTATGTTCCGCAACGGGCACGATAATGACAGAAAGGAAAGTTAACGCTGTTACATGACCAGCGTTGTTGTGTCGCTTTCCCACCGAGATTATAATTATCGAAAATTATCGTTTGGGAAATGTACTTGGCGTTCTGCCTCTCACCACAAGCTTAGGGCTTAGACACTGTTATTTTCATATTATGCAAACAAACCCGGTCACCTTTTTAAAGCATGCTCATGATAAAACGTAAACAAGGCAATTCAGTCGAGCACCCAGTTTGTTTTTACATGGTTCTGTGCCTGCCCGAGCTTTCCTGCAGACAGCATGCAGTAAACATGACAGCGTACACGTGGCAGTCTACAGTATACGTGAATATTATAGAAAGCATGACATAGGTTCATGGTTGGCATGACGACCGAAAACGGACGCTAAGGTTTTGCTGTCCCTCCGTAATCCGTCATTTTATGTTTCCTGGTCCGAACTGTTTACCGTATTTGGCGAAAGCTGCGCCCTTTCACATGCAGCGCAGGCCTAGCTTATATAACCATTGTTTGGCATCATTTATCCCCACGTTACCTCCAATGAGCTTAGTCATGCCCTCAAATAACCTTCCAGGTTTAATACTTTCTGCCGAATTAGTAATGTATTAAACACATCATGATTACGTtaagatgtttattttaataaCGAATCGTTCGCAGGTTATTACACGGACAACCCATGGTCTCGGAATTAACGATGTTACACTGTGCCATTTGGTAAGAAACTTTCAACATAGCATCGTTATTCTTAAAAGCAGAAACTGCCGTCACACATGTATGAAGatatactcatatacacaaatatCTGTGATCGAGAGGACTGAAAGCCAACGTGACAGTTAAACGTAAACGTTGTTAGATCGGTAGAAATGAAGTAATAAAGTTAGTGTAGTTATCGCTGAAATCGCATGCTAATGACAACTCCAAAGCGGATTCAACGAAATGACACGTGTGCATTCAAAAATTATAGTGTTAAAATATTTCTATTGTTTGCGACTGGGCGGTTAGCAAAGAGGTTAACAtctgttcacaaaaaaaaaacaagccatcAGTGCATGGGCATTGTAGTCCTTTAAAATAATCCTGGTCGCGTTCTGCGATGTCGAATTGGTCACACAATGAACTACAATTCCAAGAACGCATCACATGAGGCCTAAATAACCGCTCATGATCTAGAACTGCGAATTGGCTTACCTCTGCCGCCCTTCCTCTTGGACCTTGGCATTTTCGTATAAATGTAGGAAAAATATACCCAAAATCAGCCAATACACGGCCAGTTTTTACTGTGATGTCTCTTAAGATGAATTTCTTCCAATGGCGTAGAGGACAGAAAAGAATTGTAAGCGATTCCGGTGAAAGACTGCAGACGAAAGCGATACATTTTCCCTCTAAAACTAGGGCTTCGTGTACTGTGAGCCGCGAAAAGCTTTTATACGGCAGACATGTCACATGTGCACATGGGTGGCGACGCAACGGCTTTGGATACTGTCTGACCAATCCGGTTATACAAATGTTGTGACGCATCCGTGTTCGTGTCTCATCCAATGTGACAGGAATGCGTTTATCCGCATGCCGAGGTTAGAGTCACGTCCTCTTGCAGGCAGTAATCTAGTTTATACTTTGAATTTTTCCAGTGTACCACACGCGTTAACTTGATTTCGAACGATTTATGAATTCAGGATCGAGCAGCGTCTTGTCCACAAAATGGCAAAGAATGACATAAatttgagaaacagagagaaaacgcaCTATGGATCAGTTATGAACAATCTTTAAATAACTATTACAAGCAGACAAATAATGTCCCATTGACACTGCGAGGCATTGCAGTAGATCACTGTGATACTGAAGTGCTAGACCACAGAACCTCTACATAGGCACACTCTGCAGTTAGACCTTGGTAGAGTTCTTAAAACCAAAATTATTATGTGAAAAAAATCCAAGTCCGGACCAAGGAACCCACTCTTTAAGTTCGAATTTCTTAGAAGCTATGTTTTCTTCTCACGGTTATTTATGACAGTGGGCCCAATTGTACCATTATTCATACCACCTGTACTGAGTCtactgtttccttttcttgATCAGTGTGACGGTACACGTCAACAGTGTGATGTTTATGGAAACATTGTTGGTCTCACCATCTATAACAAGCAATACCAGCACAAATTTCACTCATTCATGTCAATGTATCAACATAGAGCATGACAGAGCaggttcttttcttttggtgtcATATGTTTTTCTGATTAAAATGTAATGTCTTCTTTATAGAGGTTAGTGTcagttaaaactgaaaatagtAGTACCAAGTCTTTGCAACATATAATGTGTGTAACTGATTATGTTCCAGAATTCCAAGGTGAAATTAAGAAAAGGGTGAATTGAACATCTCAATTTCAGGGAATTAGAAATCCTTCCTTTAGTCACTATAAACCAAACATTAATCGCTATCCTCTCGGATAAATAACCATACTTTTGATCATTCCAAAACTcagttttacaaacaaaataatctgACCAGGAACCagtcttatttatttgtttcttacTTCTACATGCATGCATTTCCAAATTGTCGTTCAAAGACTGTTTTGAAGAAGTTCAAATGAGGAAACTTTGCCCTGTTGCTTAAGTCAAACCGGGGGATGGGGCATAAAACGAAGTGACAGCGATAGTGTACTGCAGGGCTTGGTCTTGTGTAATTTTTAACTGTGAGAGATTTGGGATTCTGATTAGTACATCCAGCCTGTCAGTAACAATAGTGGTTGGTTAACGCGCAAAGTGGCAGAATTTAAGTTCCCTAGTATTCGATATGGTGAATACTGCCCCGCTGAGTTATAAAATATGAGGTCATGCGTGTATGGAGCATCTGAGTGGGCAGTTCCACAGTGACAACCTTTAACTGCAGTACTACATTACCTCACGAAGATCACatgcaatatttttttcatcaaaatgccTCACATCGATAACACTTCCATGTGTAAGAACTGTTTTAACAATACGTGCACTATAATTAAAATGAACGGCGATTCTCAGTGAGACACGTGAGAATACGCTGCAGACGTTCGATTCGTCGTCAGCCACTGTACGGGAAGTTAATATAAACGTACATGTGGGCGAGTCTAATTCTGAGATAAGTTAATGATTACATTTGCGGTGGTGTTTGACTCGTGAGATTTCATTGTCATTTCCACCTGAAAGTAACAATGAAACTACAGTTGCATATCttctcttgtgtgtttttgggattCTGTGTGTTTAGGAAAATCAGCTGTGGCAATATCTTAGTTTGGCACACAGAAGGAAGTCACTGGATAAATCTGAAACCAGTCTTGGACACGTTAGTAGACCGAGGCCACAGCGTCACGGTTTTGGCTCCAAATATGAGTTTTTTCATGGACACCGACGAACCTTCCCGCTATCACTATGAGATGTTCAAC
Proteins encoded in this region:
- the ifrd1 gene encoding interferon-related developmental regulator 1 isoform X2, with product MPRSKRKGGRGGQHSVVQPFSDEDASIETLSHCSSLSDSTSTAEEGLSGETEDVAQEDFQYRLKAFIDSTVDKSAKTRQGALDGLKTAMATKILHEFILERRMTISDSIERCLKKGKGEEQCAAASLACLLCIQLGSGIESEEVFKTLKPIFKTILADGAANIQARQACATSLGLCTLVAEDDILDVYATMECFESLFTRSYIRDDGSRPTVNPQTTQLHTNALLSWALLLTICSASQIKTILHKHLPRLPRLLESDDVNLRIAAGETIALLFELARDIDPEFDFDNWEPLCDKLNALATDCNKHRAKTDKRKQRSVFRDVLKAVEEGEFQNETIRFGTERMVIDSWVRKRTYDAFREFVGAGMNYHLQANEFIRDVFELGPPILIDSTALKAMKSSRLERHLYNAAAFKARTKARSKFRDKRVDVGEF
- the ifrd1 gene encoding interferon-related developmental regulator 1 isoform X3 — its product is MPRSKRKGGRGKPGGQHSVVQPFSDEDASIETLSHCSSLSDSTSTAEEGLSGETEDVAQEDFQYRLKAFIDSTVDKSAKTRQGALDGLKTAMATKILHEFILERRMTISDSIERCLKKGKGEEQCAAASLACLLCIQLGSGIESEEVFKTLKPIFKTILADGAANIQARQACATSLGLCTLVAEDDILDVYATMECFESLFTRSYIRDDGSRPTVNPQTTQLHTNALLSWALLLTICSASQIKTILHKHLPRLPRLLESDDVNLRIAAGETIALLFELARDIDPEFDFDNWEPLCDKLNALATDCNKHRAKTDKRKQRSVFRDVLKAVEEGEFQNETIRFGTERMVIDSWVRKRTYDAFREFVGAGMNYHLQANEFIRDVFELGPPILIDSTALKAMKSSRLERHLYNAAAFKARTKARSKFRDKRVDVGEF
- the ifrd1 gene encoding interferon-related developmental regulator 1 isoform X1 translates to MPRSKRKGGRGGQHSVVQPFSDEDASIETLSHCSSLSDSTSTAEEGETEDVAQEDFQYRLKAFIDSTVDKSAKTRQGALDGLKTAMATKILHEFILERRMTISDSIERCLKKGKGEEQCAAASLACLLCIQLGSGIESEEVFKTLKPIFKTILADGAANIQARQACATSLGLCTLVAEDDILDVYATMECFESLFTRSYIRDDGSRPTVNPQTTQLHTNALLSWALLLTICSASQIKTILHKHLPRLPRLLESDDVNLRIAAGETIALLFELARDIDPEFDFDNWEPLCDKLNALATDCNKHRAKTDKRKQRSVFRDVLKAVEEGEFQNETIRFGTERMVIDSWVRKRTYDAFREFVGAGMNYHLQANEFIRDVFELGPPILIDSTALKAMKSSRLERHLYNAAAFKARTKARSKFRDKRVDVGEF